The sequence atatgcactcctatgaatattgtagcattatttgttATAGGTTTCCATATCTTGAGACTAAATGTGTGacaatgggtgaatggataaattgtgatatataatgtgttatatataaaattatatatatatataatagcgCTACATTAAGTGCTTCACATAGataacctcatttaatctttaagcacacttaagtaataataataaaaaagagtgtTGGGGAAATGTAGGTACAATCTCATTTGCTTGAAAAGCTTCATCAGGGAGGGTTCACAGTGGCATCATGGAAGCCCAGAACAACAGGCACAAGAGGGAACGGGAGTTGGACACCGACAGCGATACCAACTCTGAATCAGAACAACTTCTGTACAACATAAAACAAGAGTATAAACGCATGCAGAAGAGAAGACATTTAGAAACTAGTTTCCAACAGACAGATCCATGTTGTACTTCTGAGGCACAACCACATGCATTTCTCCTCAGTGGACCAGCTTCACCAGGGACTTCATCTGCAACATCctcaccattaaaaaaagaacaaccctTATTTACTCTACGACAGGTTGGGATGATCTGTGAACGTTTGTTGAAAGAACGTGAAGAGAAAGTTCGAGAAGAGTATGAAGAAATATTGAACACAAAACTTGCAG is a genomic window of Canis lupus familiaris isolate Mischka breed German Shepherd chromosome 21, alternate assembly UU_Cfam_GSD_1.0, whole genome shotgun sequence containing:
- the LOC119864930 gene encoding akirin-2-like, producing the protein MEAQNNRHKRERELDTDSDTNSESEQLLYNIKQEYKRMQKRRHLETSFQQTDPCCTSEAQPHAFLLSGPASPGTSSATSSPLKKEQPLFTLRQVGMICERLLKEREEKVREEYEEILNTKLAEQYDAFVKFMHDQIMQRYREQPASYVS